In Sphingomonas sp. LR60, the following are encoded in one genomic region:
- a CDS encoding exodeoxyribonuclease III yields MKIVSWNINSVRFRIEIVEQFLREAQPDVLCLQETKVIDTDFPIEAFRALGYDHILLHGQRMHHGVAIVARVPVTADDRLDWQANREARHLGVRLPNGVRLENVYVPAGGDVPDRELNAKFGQKLDFVERMTRWSEALTEPTILTGDFNIAPLPSDVWSHKALLKVVSHTPVEVEALDRLKASNDWVDLGRHFHPAPARLHTWWSYRSPDWTKNDRGRRLDHMWATGDVATTATAHTVFEPCRSWLKPSDHVPIMTEFAW; encoded by the coding sequence GTGAAAATCGTCTCCTGGAACATCAACTCGGTCCGGTTCCGCATCGAGATCGTCGAGCAATTCCTTCGCGAGGCGCAGCCCGACGTGCTGTGCCTGCAGGAAACCAAGGTGATCGACACCGACTTCCCGATCGAAGCCTTTCGTGCCCTCGGTTACGATCACATTCTGCTGCACGGACAGCGGATGCATCACGGCGTCGCGATCGTTGCGCGCGTCCCCGTCACCGCCGACGATCGGCTCGACTGGCAGGCCAATCGCGAGGCGCGACACCTGGGGGTCCGGCTGCCCAACGGCGTGCGGCTGGAGAATGTCTATGTTCCGGCTGGCGGCGACGTCCCCGATCGCGAGCTGAACGCCAAGTTCGGGCAGAAGCTCGATTTCGTCGAACGCATGACCCGCTGGTCGGAAGCGCTGACCGAGCCGACGATCCTGACTGGCGACTTCAACATTGCTCCGCTGCCAAGCGACGTGTGGAGCCACAAGGCGCTGCTGAAGGTCGTCAGCCATACGCCGGTCGAGGTCGAGGCGCTCGACCGACTCAAGGCGTCGAACGACTGGGTCGATCTCGGACGACATTTCCATCCGGCGCCGGCCCGGCTGCATACGTGGTGGAGCTATCGCTCGCCCGACTGGACCAAGAACGATCGCGGCCGCCGCCTAGACCATATGTGGGCGACCGGCGATGTCGCAACGACCGCGACCGCGCATACCGTCTTCGAGCCGTGCCGTAGCTGGCTCAAGCCGTCGGACCATGTGCCGATCATGACCGAATTCGCGTGGTGA
- a CDS encoding LolA family protein → MSQYLLPLAALVAVATPAIAQTGTDLAAVQRSIAGLDSMTAAFSQTDRNGQVLTGTLTLKRPGKIRFQYQKGVPLLIVGDGKALTFIDYSVKQVQRWPIGNSPLGVLLDPTRDISRYAKVVPSTNPGVLSVEAYDDKHPEYGRITLVFARSAAAPGGLMLQGWAALDSQGNRTTIRLTDQKFNVPVADSAFRWVDPRRQGRSS, encoded by the coding sequence ATGTCGCAATATCTTCTGCCGCTCGCCGCGCTGGTCGCGGTCGCGACTCCGGCGATAGCGCAGACCGGCACCGATCTGGCGGCGGTGCAGCGCTCGATCGCCGGACTCGACTCGATGACGGCGGCGTTCAGCCAGACCGATCGCAACGGGCAGGTGCTGACCGGCACGCTGACGCTCAAGCGGCCGGGCAAGATCCGCTTCCAATATCAGAAGGGCGTGCCGCTGCTGATCGTCGGGGACGGCAAGGCGCTCACCTTCATCGATTATTCGGTGAAGCAGGTGCAGCGCTGGCCGATCGGCAACTCACCCTTGGGTGTGCTGCTCGATCCGACCCGCGACATCTCGCGCTATGCCAAGGTCGTGCCGTCGACCAATCCGGGGGTCCTGTCGGTCGAAGCCTATGACGACAAACATCCCGAATATGGGCGGATCACCTTGGTGTTCGCGCGCAGCGCCGCGGCGCCGGGCGGGTTGATGCTGCAGGGGTGGGCGGCGCTCGACAGCCAGGGCAATCGCACCACGATCCGGCTGACCGATCAGAAGTTCAACGTACCGGTCGCCGACTCCGCGTTCCGCTGGGTCGATCCGCGTCGACAGGGTCGATCGAGCTAA